From the genome of Frateuria soli:
ACGCCGCCGGGGCCGTGCCGGCTACCCAGGTCGGCTCGTCGGCCAGCAGGCGCGTCGATTGCAGCCAATGGTTCTGGCCACCTTGCGCCACGTAAAGCACGTTCGCGGCCACGTCCTTGCCCACCACATACCACGGCTCGCCGCCCATGCCCTGGCGCCCGCCGATGCCCAGCCCGTTTCGCTGGCCCAGCGTGTAGTACATGGTGCCCTGGTGCTCGCCGACCAACGTCCCTTCCGGCGTACGCATCTCGCCGGGGCGCGCCGGGATGTAATGCGCCAGGAAGCTGCGGAAGTCGCGCTCGCCGATGAAGCAGATGCCGGTCGAATCCTTCTTGGCGTGCGTGGGCAGGGCGGCGGCGCGGGCCAGCTCGCGCACCCGCGTCTTTTCGATCTCGCCGACCGGGAACAGCGTGGCGGCCAGTTGCCGCTGGCCCAGCGCATGCAGGAAGTAGGTCTGGTCCTTGGAGGCGTCCACCGCGCGCAGCAGCCGGTAGCTGCCGTCGCGTTCGTCGACGCGCGCGTAGTGGCCGGTGGCGATCTTCTCCGCGCCAAGCGCGCGCGCCTCGTCGAGAAAGGTCTTGAACTTGATCTCGCGGTTGCACAGCACGTCCGGGTTGGGCGTGCGCCCGGCGCGGTACTCGGCCAGGAAATGGGCGAACACGCCGTCCCAGTACTCGGCGACGAAGTTGCGCACGTGGAAGGGGATGCCCAGGCGACCGCAGACTGCCAGGGCATCCTTGCGATCGGCGTCGGCGGTGCAGGGGCCGGACCGGTCGTCCTCCTCCCAGTTCTGCATGAACAGGCCTTCGACCTCGTGCCCCGCCTGCTGCAGCAGCAGCGCGGCGACCGACGAGTCGACCCCGCCGGAGACGCCCAGCATCACCTTCATGGCCGCGCGGGCTCCGCAAGCAGGCTGGACAGTACGTCCACTGGCAGGCGCCGGCCCGCCAGCCAGGCATCGATGCTCAGCAGGACCATGGGGCTGCGCAGGCGTTCGCCCAGCGCGGCGATCTCCGCACGGGTCAGCCACACCGCGCGACGGATACCCTGGTCGAGCAGGCGGTGCGGATCGTGCGCCAGCGCCCGCGCCGCGAAGCTGAAGCGCACCACGCCCTCGCCATGCTCGGTGCTGCGCCACTGATGCACGCCCAGGAAATGCTCCACCTCGATCGTCCAGCCGGTTTCCTCGAGCGTCTCGCGCACCGCGGCCTGCAGGAGGCTTTCCTTGTCGTCCAGGTGGCCAGCCGGCTGGTTGTACACGAGGCGGCCGTCGACCTCCTCCTCGACCATCAGGTAGCGCTCGCCACGCGTCACCACGCAGGCGACGGTGACGTGGGGACGCCAGACGGACGGGGGGGTGGCAGTGACGGACATCGGGGACAGGAGCACTGGAAAAGCGCCATTGTGCCATCACCTAAACGAGGCGCGTCCTGCACGGCGGCGCGACGGGGCTGCATCCATCGCGGCGTATACTCCGTACCAGCAATAAATTCCCCACGAGCAATGGCCCACGAACCCGAAAACGACCCTGGCAGCGGACACGGCCTGGCTGTCGAGACCAGCCGCCCGGAACTGGCACGGCCGCCACTTTTTCAAGTTGTGCTGCTGAATGACGATTTCACTCCCATGGACTTCGTGGTCGAGGTGCTGCGCGGTTTTTTCGCCATGGACCAGGAGCGCGCGGTGCAGGTGATGCTGCACGTGCATACCCGCGGCAAGGGGGTGTGCGGCGTGTTCACCCGCGAGGTAGCGGAGACGAAAGTGACTCAGGTGAACGAGTACTCACGGACTCATCAGCATCCCTTGTTGTGCACTATGGAAAAGCTATGAGCGGCCCCATCTTGTAGCCATCGCGGCAAAAGGCCGCCCTGTCATTCCCAAGCGGAGAAGGTCCGGATGTTCAGCAAGGATCTCGAAGTCACCATCGGCCACTGCTACAAGCAGGCCCGCGAGCAGCGCCACGAGTTCATGACCGTGGAGCACCTGTTGCTCGCCCTCACCGAAAACCAGTCCGCGCTGGGCGCCTTGCGCGCCTGCGGCGTGGACCTGCCGCGGCTGTCGGCCGAGCTCGAGCGGATCATCGCCGAGACCGTGCCGGTGTTGCCGCACGGGGACGAGCGCGACACCCAGCCGACGCTCGGCTTCCAGCGTGTGCTCCAGCGCGCGGTCTACCACGTGCAGTCCTCCGGCCGTAAGGAGGTCACCGGCGCCAACGTGCTGGTGGCGATCTTCGGCGAAAAGGATTCCCATGCCGTCTACTTCCTGCATCAGCAGGAGATCACCCGGCTGGACGTGGTCAACTACATCTCGCACGGCATCGCCAAGATCGGCGACGAGCCGAGCGCGGGCATGCCCGGCAGCGAGCGCGAGGGCGAGGAGGGTGCCGACAGCAAGGGCAACCCGCTCAACGAATACGCCACAAACCTCAACGAACTGGCGCTGGAAGGCAAGATCGATCCGCTGATCGGCCGCCAGGACGAGATCGAGCGCACCATCCAGGTGCTCTGCCGCCGCCGCAAGAACAACCCGCTCTACGTGGGCGACGCGGGCGTGGGCAAGACCGCTTTGGCCGAGGGCCTGGCCAAGCGCATTGTCGAGGGCGAGGTGCCCGAGGTGCTGGAGGCGGCGGTGATCTGGTCGCTCGACCTGGGCGCCCTGGTCGCCGGCACCAAGTACCGCGGCGACTTCGAGAAGCGCCTGAAGGCGGTGATCACCCAGCTGAAGAAGCAGCCGGGCGCGATTCTCTTCATCGACGAGATCCACACCATCATCGGGGCCGGTTCCGCCTCGGGCGGCACCATGGACGCGTCCAACCTGATCAAGCCCATGCTGGCTTCGGGCGAGCTGCGCTGCATCGGTTCGACCACCTTCCAGGAGTTCCGGGGCATCTTCGAGAAGGACCGCGCGCTGGCCCGTCGCTTCCAGAAGATCGACGTGGTCGAGCCGACCATCGCCGACAGCATCGAGATCCTGAAGGGCCTGAAGAGCCGCTTCGAGGAACACCACAACGTCGCCTACACCAACGAGGCGCTGAAGGCCGCGGTCGACCTGTCGGTCAAGCACATCCCCGACCGCCTGCTGCCGGACAAGGCCATCGACGTGATCGACGAGGCCGGCGCACGCCAGCGCCTGCTGCCCGAGGAACAGCGTACCGGCACGATCGACGTGCCCGAGGTGGAGTACATCGTCGCCAAGATGGCGCGCATCCCCGCCAAGCAGGTCTCGGCGTCCGATCGCGACGTGCTGAAGAACCTCGAGCGCAACCTGAAGATGGTGGTGTTCGGGCAGGACCAGGCGATCGAGGCGCTGGCCGCCTCCATCAAGATGGCACGCTCGGGCTTGGCCGATCCGACCAAGCCGATCGGCAGCTTCCTGCTGGCCGGCCCGACCGGCGTCGGCAAGACCGAGGTGACCAAGCAACTGGGGCTGCAACTGGGCATCGAGATGATCCGCTTCGACATGTCCGAGTACATGGAAGCCCACTCGGTCTCGCGCCTGGTCGGCGCGCCCCCGGGCTACGTCGGTTTCGACCAGGGCGGCCTGCTGACCGAGGCGGTGACCAAGCATCCGCATGCCGTGCTGCTGCTCGACGAGATCGAGAAGGCACACCCGGACGTGTTCAACATCCTGCTGCAGGTGATGGACCGCGGCGTGCTGACCGACACCAATGGGCGCGAGGCCAACTTCAAGAACGTGATCCTGGTGATGACCACCAACGCCGGCGCCCAGCAGGCCTCGCGGCGGAGCATCGGCTTCGTCAAGCAGGACCACGCGACCGACTCGCTTGAGGTCATCCGCAAGATGTTCACGCCGGAGTTCCGAAACCGCCTGGATGCGGTCATCCAGTTCCATGCGCTGGACTTCGAGCACATCCTGCGCGTGGTGGACAAGTTCCTGATCGAACTGGAAGCGCAGTTGACCGAAAAGCACGTTGGCCTGGACGTCGACGCCGACGCCCGCCGCTGGCTGGCCGAGCATGGCTTCGACCCGCAGATGGGCGCGCGCCCGATGGCACGCGTCATCCAGGAGAAGGTCAAGCGGGCGCTGGCGGACGAGCTGCTGTTCGGCAAGCTGTCCGAGGGCGGCAAGGTGCTGCTGAGCGTGCGCGACGGCGAACTGCACGTGGAGACCGAGGCGGCCGAGAAGATGCCGGTCGTGGTGGAGTAAGGCCCTGAAGTAGGAGCGCGCCTGTGCGCGACCGCCATGCACGGGTGGCAGTGCATGGCGGTCGCGCACAGGCGCGCTCCTACAACTGGCGACCCACGGGAGGGACGACGGGCACGAAAAAGGCCGCGCGATGCGCGGCCTCTTCATTTGTCCCGCTGGCGCCTACTTCATGCGGTAGGTGATCCGCCCCTTGGTCAGGTCATAGGGAGTCATCTCGACCTTGACCTTGTCGCCCGTGAGGATGCGGATGTAGTGCTTGCGCATGCGGCCGGAAATATGGGCGGTGATCACGTGCCCGTTTTCCAGCTGCACACGGAACATGGTGTTGGGCAGGGTCTCCTGGACCGTGCCTTCCATTTCGATGACGTCGTCTTTGGCCATGCGTTCCGCTGTGTAGGGCCCGGCCGTGGCGGCCGCGTAAGCGGGGAAGTATGACACGTCCGGGCGCCTGATCAAAGGAAGCTCAGGCGGCGCCCCCGAAATACTCGTCCAGCTTGCGACGGATTTCCTGCTCCACCATGCCTTTGAGCGGCGAGAGCATGAGGCCGAGCTCGGCGGTGACGTGGACCGATTCGGGCGCCACCGCGATCCCGCCGCTCACGCCCGAGCGCGAGAACCGCAGGGTGTCGCCCTGCCACTGGCTCTGCATGTCGAACTTCTCGCGCATGCGCGCGGCGACCTTGTCGACCACGGCGCGGGCCTGGTCCATGGGGAGATGATGCGGGCGGCGGATGTCGATCTTGGGCATGGATGGGCTCCGTGTGGATTGCCCATCTTACGCGGCACGCGCGAAGAAGATGCCGGGCATCTGCTAGAGTCCCGGCCATCTCTGGATCGGTCTTTTGATGCGCATCGAGTTTCCCAATTCGGCTCGCGAGGAGTTCCGCTGGGCGCAGGTTGCCCTGCGCATCGGCAGCGCGCCGGACAACGACCTGGTGGTCTCGGCCCAGCAGGGTTCGGCGCACCATCTGCGCATCCTGCAGGACCGCCGCGGCTGGGTGCTGGAAGTGCTGTCGGGCGCCGGGCGCGTCTACGTCAACGCTCGCCCCGTGCGCGAGCGCGCGTTGCTGCGTCCGGGCGACATCCTGAGCCTGGGCGACTGCCGCATGCTGTTGTGCGCCGACGAGGCGCCGGCCATGCGCGCGCCGGTAACGCTTTCCGAGCAGGGCCGCTGCACCGCTGCCCTGCGCGCGGTGGCCGGCCCGTTGTCGGGGCGCGTGTTCCCGCTGCAGGAGCGCCTGGAGCTGGGGCCGCAGGGCGACCAGCCGCTGGAGTTGCCGCAGGCCGCCGCGGCCTCGCTGGCGCTGTTCTGGAAGGAAGGCGAGCTGCGCGTGGCCGCCGGGTCGACGCCGCCGCGCTATCCGCTGCGGCTCAACGGCGTGGTGGTGGAACAGGCGGCATTGCATCCGGGCGACCAGCTCGGCATCGCCATGCACCGTTTCGTGATCGACGCTCCCGGCTTGCTGCCCGCACCGGCGGGGACGCCACCGGAAGTGGCCGCCGGGCGCCTGCCTGAGGATGAGGCCGGCCCACGGGGCGAGGTGTGGTGGCTGATCGCCACGGCCGCGGTGCTGGCACTCCTGATCGCGCTGATCCTGTTGGTGCGGTTCTAGCCGCAATCATCACGGGAATACGAGTTCCCGCAGGGTGGCGCGCAGAGTCCGGGACTCAGCCTTCCGCCATGCGCTTGAGCTCGTCCAGCCGGTCGGCGTCGCGAATCGACAGGTCCGTGCGCCAGCGCAGGATGCGCGGGAAACGTACCGCCACGCCGGACTTGTGCCGACCGGAGCGCTGGATCGCCTCATAGGCCAGCTCGAACACATGCTCCGGTTCGACCGAGCGCACCGGCCCGAAGCGCTCGATCGTGTGTGCGCGGATCCAGGCATCGAGCCGCGCGATCTCGGCATCGTCCAGGCCCGAATAGGCCTTGGCCACCGGCACCAGGTGGCCGCGGTCCCATACGCCGAAGGTGTAATCGGTAAACAGGCCCGCGCGCCGGCCGTGGCCGGACTGGGCATAGATCAGCACCGCGTCCAGCGTGTAGGGATCGACCTTCCACTTCCACCAGTCGCCCCGCCTGCGCCCCACGCGGTAGGGCGAATCCAGCCGCTTGAGCATCAGGCCCTCGGTCCGTCGCTCGCGCGATTGCCCGCGCAGCTGCGCCAGTGCGGTCCAGTCGTCCGTGTCGGCGGCGGGCGAGAGCAGCAGCGCCGGCGGCATACCCTCCAGCAGCACGGCGAGCCGGGCGCGGCGAAGGTGCAGCGGCACCTCGCGCAGGTCGGCGCCGTCGAGTTCCAGCAGGTCGTAGGCCATGAAACGCACCGGCGTCTCGGCCAGCAGCTTCGCGCCGGGCTTGAGCTTGCCGATGCGCTTCTGCAGGGCCGTGAATGGCCGTGGCGCCGCCGCGTCCTCGTCCCAGGCAAGGATTTCTCCATCCAGCACGCAGCCGGAAGGCAGTGCGCAGGCCGCCTGCTCGATTTCCGGGAAGCGCCCGTCCAGCCGTTCCTCGCCGCGCGACCAAAGCCGTGCCTCGTCATCACGTCGCATGAGCTGGGCGCGGATGCCGTCCCACTTCCATTCGGCCAGCCATTCGGCACGTTCCCCCAGGCTTTCCACGGGCGATTCCAGCGGCGAGGCGAGGAAGAACGGGTAGGGCCGATGCTCGCGGTGGGCGTCGTCCCCGGCCGGCCGGGCTAGCGCGGCCAGCGAGATCGCGCCGGGCTTCCACTCGCCGCTCAGCCGGTGGGCGATCAGGTCGGTCGGCAGCTGCGACCACAGCGCCAGCGCCTGCACCACCAGCCGCTGCGAGACGCCTACGCGCAGCGCACCGGTGATCAGCTTGTTGAGCAGGTAGACCTCCTCCGATGGAAGGGTCGCCCACCAGGCGCGCAACTGGGCCACGCGAGCGGGCGGGTCGAGCCGGCTCAAGGACGGCAGGCGCTGCTCCATCCACACGTGCAGCGGAGTGTCGTCGGACGGCTGGCCGGGTGGCAGCAGCAACGCGATGGCTTCGGCCAGGTCGCCCACGTGCGCGTAGCTTTCGTCGATGAGCCAGTCGGGATGGCCGGTCGCCTCGCGGGTCGCCTGGCGCAACTCGGTGACGCTGGCCAGCCGGCGCAGCTTGCCGCCGCCGAGCACGTACACCGCCCACGCGGCGTCCGCTGGCGGCGCATCGCGCAGGAATGCGGCGATGGCGTCCCGTTTGGCGGTGGTGGAGCCGGTGCGGTCGAGCGCGGCGTACAGCTGCACGAAGCGGCGCATCGCTCAGGCCCCCAGCGCTGAAAGCGGCAGCGCATCGTGGCCCAGCTCGCGCAGATAGCGCACCAGTGCGTCGCCATCGCCATGGGTGACGTAGATGCGCCGGGCACCGCTGTCGCCCACGCTGCGCAGCAGGCCGTCCCAGTCCGCATGGTCGGAGACCACGAATCCACGGTCATAGCCGCGACGTCGGCGGTTGCCGCGGATCCGCATCCAGCCGGAGGCGAAGGCGGTCGAGGCGTTCGGGAAGCGGCGCATCCACAGGGAGCCGGCGGCCGAAGGTGGCGCAAGGATCAGCTCCCCCGCGAGCGCCGCGCCGCGCGCACCTTCCTCCAGCGGTTGCGTCGGCGGCAGCGCCACGCCGGCATCCCGATAGAGCCGGGTCAGGCGCAGCAGTGCCCCGTGCAGGTAGACCACGCGATCGACGCGCGGCGCGAGCTCGGCCAGCAGCCGTTGCGCCTTGCCCAGCGCATAGCAGAACAGAACGGCGGCGACCTTGCGGCGGGCGCAGTCATCCCACCATGCGAGCAGTTCGTCGATTACCTGCGTCATCGGCGGCCAGCGATACACCGGCAGGGCGAACGTCGACTCGGTGACGAAGGTGTCACAGCGCACCGGCTCGAACGGCGCGCAGGTCGGGTCGGCTTCGCGCTTGTAGTCGCCCGAAACCACCACCACCCGCCCGGCATGTTCCATGCGCACCTGGGCCGCGCCCAGCATGTGGCCCGATGGATGCAGCGATACCCGCACGTCGCCCAGGACGAACGGCTCGCCGTAGTCGTAAGCCTCGATCAGGGCCGGCTCGCCCAGCCGCTCGCGCATCAGGCCGAGCCCGGCGCGCGCCACGTGGTAGCACGCGTTGCCCTGGCGCGCATGATCGCCGTGCGCATGCGTCACCACGGCCTGCGCCACCGGCTCGGCCGGGTCGATGTAGAAGCCGCCGGCGGGGCAGTAGAGACCCTCGGGGCGGGGCTGGAGCAGCGGGTCGGGCACGGGGCGACGCTAGGAAGAGGCGCGTCAAGGTCGCGCCAATGCCCCGGGTTGGCGAGCGGGCGGGAGGTGACCCGGCGGGCTTGCGCTCAAGGGGGGAACGGTAAGGGTCAGGCGACGAACTGCAGCCGCGCCAGCTCGGCGTAGAGTCCACCTTCGGCCAGCAGGCTTTCGTGGGTGCCCTGGGCGACGATGCGCCCGCCATCCATTACCACGATGCGGTCGGCACGCTGCACCGTCGCCAGCCGGTGGGCGATGACCAGGGTGGTGCGGCCTTTCTCCAGGCGCTCGAGGGCCTGCTGGATGGCCGCTTCCGACTGCGCGTCGAGCGCCGAGGTGGCTTCGTCCAGGAGCAGCAGCGGGGCGTCGCGCAGGATCGCGCGGGCGATCGCGATGCGCTGGCGCTGGCCGCCGGAGAGGCGTACGCCGCGTTCGCCCAGTTCGGCCTCGTAGCCGCCGGTCAGCGCGCCGATGAACTCGTGCGCTTCGGCGGCGCGGGCCGCTTCGCGCACTTCCTCGTCGCTCGCGGACTGGCGACCGAAGCGGATGTTGTCGGCGGCACTGCCGGCGAAGATCACCGTCTCCTGCGGCACCAGCGCGATGGCGCCGCGCAGCTCGGGCAAGGCGAGCGCGCGCAGGTCCACGCCGTCCAGCCGGATGGTTCCGGCCTGCGGGTCATAGAAGCGCAGCAGCAGGGCGAGCACGGTGCTCTTGCCCGCGCCGGAGGGGCCGACCAGCGCCACGGTCTCGCCGGGGCGGATGTCCAGGGTGAAGTCGTGCAGTGCCGGCGCATCCGGTCGCGTGGGGTAGTGGAAACCGACATGTTCGAAGCGCAGTGCACCTTTGACCGGGCGGGGCAGCGCAAGCGGCTGCGACGGATCGGCGATCTGCGCCTGCTCGCCGAACAGCTCGCCGATGCGTTCCATGGCGCCGGCGGCACGCAGCACGTCGCCCCAGACTTCCGACAGCCCGGCAACCGAGCCGGCGGCGAACACCGCATACAGCACGAACTGGCCGAGGATGCCGGCGTTGAGCTGGCCCGCCAGCACGTCGCGCGCGCCGACCCACAGCACCAGCGTGATGGCGCCGAAGAACAGCACGATCACCGCCGCGGTCAGCAGCGCGCGCATGCCGATGCGCCGTCGGGCGCTTTCGAGCGCGCGGTCGATGGCATCGCGGTAGCGCCGGCTTTCGATGCCCTCGCGCGCGTAGGCCTTGACCGCCGGGGCCGCGTTGAGGGTTTCGTTGGCGATCGCCGCGGCATCGGCCAGGCGGTCCTGGCTGGCGCGGGAGAGCTTCTGCACGCGGCGCCCGAACACCAGGATCGGCAGCATCACCGCCGGGATCACCAGCGCGGTGAGACCGGCCAGCCGCGGGCTGGTCCACACCATCATGGCGCTGGCGCCCAGCAGCATGACCGCGCTGCGCAGGGCGACCGAGATGCCGGAGCCGATCAGCGCCTGCACCACCTCGGTGTCGGTGCCCAGGCGCGAGATCAGCTCACCCACGCGCGAGCGTTCGAAGAAGCCCACGTCCAGACGGATCACGTGCGCGTAGAGCCTGGCGCGCAACGCCGCGAGCGAGCGCTCGCCCAGCAGCGTGATGCAGAAGTAGCGCGCCGCGGTGGCGAAGGCGAGTACCAGGGCCACGGCGAACAGGCCCAGGAAGGTGCGGTTGATCGTGTCGCTGCTGGCGTTCCCGAAGCCGGCGTCGATCATGTGCCGCACCGCCATCGGCAACACCAGGGTCGAGCCCGAGGACAGGCCGAGAAACACCAGCCAGCCGATCGCAAGCGCCTTGTGCGGCTTGAGGAAAGGCCAGAGCTGGCGCAGGGCGCCGATGCGGCGGGCGGGCTTGCCGGGGGGCGTGGGGTCGCTCATCGATCAGGCGGCTGCAGGGGGGAGTCCCACGATGTGGGGGCAGCGCGTCATAGCCCAAGCCGCTTGTTTCTGGATGACCGCACCACCTCGTGCCGGGGCGCCCACAGCGGCAACAGGAATCTTCATGGGACCCACTCGTGGGCGATGCTCCGGTGGAAGAGCATCTCCCCAAGTGGGCCCCACGAAGAGTGCGGGTCAGGCGGCGGCGCGCCCCATGCGGGCGATCCAGCGATACATCACCACGATGCTCGCAACGAAGACGAGACCGCCGATCCAGATTGCCGGGGTTTCGAAGCTGTCGCCGACCAATGCCAGCGGCGCCTGCTTGCCGGAGATCGCCACGATCGCGGCCACCACCACGCCGAGCAGGCTTTCGCCCACGATCAGCCCGGAGGCGAGCAGTACGCCCAGTTGCTTGGTCGCCTCGCCGTTGGGACGCCGGTCGGCGCGCTTGTCGAACCAGGCGCCGACCAGCGAACCGACCACCACCATCAGCGTGGTCGAGGTGGGCAGGTAGATGCCCAGGCCGACGGCCAGCGGGGGCAGGCGCGCGCGGCTGGTACGCACCAGCACTTCGTCCAGGAGGATCAGCGCCACACCGATCGCGGCGCCGATGGTGATCAGGCTCCAGTCGATGTTGCCCGTGATGACGCCCTGGGCGAGTGCCGAGATCAGGCCGGCCTGCGGCGCCGGCAGCGCGCGGGCCGGGTCGACGCCCGGTGCGCCGAGGAAGCCGTAGGCCTGGTTGAGCAGGTCCAGCACCGGCGGGATCACCACCGCGCCGGCGATCACGCCGATCACCAGCGCCCACTGCTGCAGCGACGGGGTTGCATCGACCAGTTGGCCGGTCTTGAGGTCCTGCAGGTTGTTGTTGGCGATGGAGGCGACGGCGAAGACGATGGCCGTGACGAACAGTGCGAACGCCACCAGCGCCTTGCCGGCTTCCTCCGGCACCAGCGCCTTCACGCCAAGCACCAGCAGCAGCGCAGCGATGATCACCACCAGGATGCCGATGCCGGACAGGGGACTGTTGGACGAGCCGATCAGGCCGGCCATGTAGCCGCACACGGCCGAGACCAGGAAGCTCAGGATCACCACGAAGATCACGCCGCCGATCACCAGCAGCGCGGTGTGCGAGCCCAGGCCGCTGACGTTGGCGAAGTGGCCGAGCAGCCACGCCACCGGCACCAGGCAGATCGCCGTGACGATGCCGACCACCCCGATCGGGATGTCGTGCTCGGTGCGCGGAAGCGTTTCCAGCTTGCCGGCCTTGCGCACGCGCGAGGCGGCCATGGCGCCGGCCAGGCCGCTGATCACCGGCTTGACCAGCTTGGCCAGCGTCCAGATCGCCGCCACGCCGATGGTGCCGGCGCCGACGAAGCGCACGTAGTGGCTCCAGGTCGCCTGCGCGGCATCGGCCGCCGAGCCGGCCTCCGGATGCAGCAGCAGGAAGTGCGGTACCGCCCAGCCCCAGCCGATCAGCGCGCCGACCAGCATCGCCACGCCGACCCACAGGCCGACCAGGTGGCCGACCGCGAACAGTGCGAAGGACAGGCTGAAATCAAAGCCGGTTGCCGCGCCGCGGTCGCCGATGCGGAAGTAGTCGGACACCGATTCGGCGAACACGCGCGTCTTGACGATCACGTAGAACACGGCCGAGACGATCGAGCCCACGATCACCGCCTTGAGGCCGGCGCCGCCGGATTCGACCGACTCGGCCGCCTCCTGCGGGTTGCCCGAGCCGACCTTGAGCACCTCGGCGCAGGCCACGCCCTCGGGGTAGGGCAGGTCCGAATCGGTGACCAGCGCGCGGCGCAGCGGGATCGTGTACATCACGCCCAGCACGCCGCCGGTCGCGCAGATCCCGAAGGACATCCAGAACGGGAAGCCGTTCCACCAGCCGATGATGATCAGGCCCGGAAGCACGAAGATGATCGCCGAGAGCGTGCCGGCGGCCGACGCCACCGTCTGCACGATATTGTTCTCCTGCATCGTCGAGTTCTTCATCGCCCGCAGGATCGCCATCGAGATCACCGCGGCGGGGATCGAGGTGGCGAAGGTCAGGCCGGCCTTCAGGCCGAAGAACACGTTGGCCGCGGTGAACACCACGGTGATCACGATGCCGATGATCAGGCCTCGCAAGGTGAACTCGGTGCGCTTGGCGCCTTGGGATTGGGCAGTCACTTGGTGGTTCCGTTCTAGGTTGTTCCCCTGCACGCCGAAGGCGCGCCCCTCGCGATCGCCCCCCGGCGGGTCGCGGCGGAAAGCATAGCGTGGATGGGCTGCTGCCCGGACCCCGGATCCCGGCCCGCACCCGCCAAGGCAAGCCCGAGCACTCGTGCAGTCGCTTCACCGGACCCGGAAGGGCTGGAGCCCGTACTGACGGGCCGCGCCGCGCTCAATCCCTCGGCATGTCGTCCGGCCGGCGCACGCGGGCCTGGCCACGGGTGAGGTCGACGATGCGATCGCAGGCCTCGTCGAGGCGGTCGGCCGGAAGTTCCAGCGCCAGCGTGGCGCCTGCGGCGTCGAAGCTCTCGTGCTCGATCCGAGCCTGCCAGCCCGGGCAGCGCGCCTTCAGCAGCGCCAGGTCGGCGAAAGGGCAATGCACGGTCAGCCGCGCCATCGCTACCAGCGGCACGCGCTCGGCCAGACGCAGGCACTCGGCGGCGGTGCCGCCGTAGGCGCGCACCAGGCCGCCGGCGCCCAGCTTGATGCCGCCATACCAGCGGGTCACGACCACCATCACGCGATCCACGCCGGCGCCTTCGATGGCCTGCAGGATCGGCCGCCCGGCGGTGCCGCCAGGCTCGCCGTCGTCGTTGA
Proteins encoded in this window:
- a CDS encoding OPT family oligopeptide transporter, with protein sequence MTAQSQGAKRTEFTLRGLIIGIVITVVFTAANVFFGLKAGLTFATSIPAAVISMAILRAMKNSTMQENNIVQTVASAAGTLSAIIFVLPGLIIIGWWNGFPFWMSFGICATGGVLGVMYTIPLRRALVTDSDLPYPEGVACAEVLKVGSGNPQEAAESVESGGAGLKAVIVGSIVSAVFYVIVKTRVFAESVSDYFRIGDRGAATGFDFSLSFALFAVGHLVGLWVGVAMLVGALIGWGWAVPHFLLLHPEAGSAADAAQATWSHYVRFVGAGTIGVAAIWTLAKLVKPVISGLAGAMAASRVRKAGKLETLPRTEHDIPIGVVGIVTAICLVPVAWLLGHFANVSGLGSHTALLVIGGVIFVVILSFLVSAVCGYMAGLIGSSNSPLSGIGILVVIIAALLLVLGVKALVPEEAGKALVAFALFVTAIVFAVASIANNNLQDLKTGQLVDATPSLQQWALVIGVIAGAVVIPPVLDLLNQAYGFLGAPGVDPARALPAPQAGLISALAQGVITGNIDWSLITIGAAIGVALILLDEVLVRTSRARLPPLAVGLGIYLPTSTTLMVVVGSLVGAWFDKRADRRPNGEATKQLGVLLASGLIVGESLLGVVVAAIVAISGKQAPLALVGDSFETPAIWIGGLVFVASIVVMYRWIARMGRAAA
- a CDS encoding ligase-associated DNA damage response exonuclease is translated as MPDPLLQPRPEGLYCPAGGFYIDPAEPVAQAVVTHAHGDHARQGNACYHVARAGLGLMRERLGEPALIEAYDYGEPFVLGDVRVSLHPSGHMLGAAQVRMEHAGRVVVVSGDYKREADPTCAPFEPVRCDTFVTESTFALPVYRWPPMTQVIDELLAWWDDCARRKVAAVLFCYALGKAQRLLAELAPRVDRVVYLHGALLRLTRLYRDAGVALPPTQPLEEGARGAALAGELILAPPSAAGSLWMRRFPNASTAFASGWMRIRGNRRRRGYDRGFVVSDHADWDGLLRSVGDSGARRIYVTHGDGDALVRYLRELGHDALPLSALGA
- a CDS encoding IMPACT family protein codes for the protein MSETLHVLVAACRHAQDIRKSRFLAQAAPVQSVEQAMAFLHEVADPAATHNCWAYRIGQDYRFNDDGEPGGTAGRPILQAIEGAGVDRVMVVVTRWYGGIKLGAGGLVRAYGGTAAECLRLAERVPLVAMARLTVHCPFADLALLKARCPGWQARIEHESFDAAGATLALELPADRLDEACDRIVDLTRGQARVRRPDDMPRD
- a CDS encoding ABC transporter transmembrane domain-containing protein is translated as MSDPTPPGKPARRIGALRQLWPFLKPHKALAIGWLVFLGLSSGSTLVLPMAVRHMIDAGFGNASSDTINRTFLGLFAVALVLAFATAARYFCITLLGERSLAALRARLYAHVIRLDVGFFERSRVGELISRLGTDTEVVQALIGSGISVALRSAVMLLGASAMMVWTSPRLAGLTALVIPAVMLPILVFGRRVQKLSRASQDRLADAAAIANETLNAAPAVKAYAREGIESRRYRDAIDRALESARRRIGMRALLTAAVIVLFFGAITLVLWVGARDVLAGQLNAGILGQFVLYAVFAAGSVAGLSEVWGDVLRAAGAMERIGELFGEQAQIADPSQPLALPRPVKGALRFEHVGFHYPTRPDAPALHDFTLDIRPGETVALVGPSGAGKSTVLALLLRFYDPQAGTIRLDGVDLRALALPELRGAIALVPQETVIFAGSAADNIRFGRQSASDEEVREAARAAEAHEFIGALTGGYEAELGERGVRLSGGQRQRIAIARAILRDAPLLLLDEATSALDAQSEAAIQQALERLEKGRTTLVIAHRLATVQRADRIVVMDGGRIVAQGTHESLLAEGGLYAELARLQFVA